The Lutibacter sp. Hel_I_33_5 genome has a window encoding:
- a CDS encoding TrkH family potassium uptake protein, with the protein MNNLNLKIIYRFLGLTAVLNGIFMFIAVPFSLFNDEEAVWGILNAGIITIFIGLLLYFFNKPTNTNIQKKEGYLIVTLGWLTLSFTGMLPYLLSGSIPNFTNAFFETISGYSTTGSSILTDIEAMPKGILFWRSATHWIGGMGIIVLTIAILPLLGIGGMQLFMAEAPGPSADKLHPRITDTAKRLWLIYVTLTFAEFFLLKLAGMTWFDAINHAMATVSTGGFSTKNSSLAFYNGLPFVQYIVIFFMLVAGTNFVLTYFALKGKVKKMIESEEFRYYLFGILGISAIIAVIIFFFQDPNLQSTIGHPMVFGKTESAIRHALFQVTSIITTTGFVSADFTMWSFFATGIFFALFFVGGSAGSTSGGIKIVRHIVMLKNSFLEFKKALHPNAIIPVRYDTKAVGQNIVFNILSFFIIYMLIFIISSVILTFLGLDFMSALGAAASSLGNIGPAIGSVSPVDNFNHLTSGAKWFCSFLMLIGRLELFTVLILFTPFFWRKN; encoded by the coding sequence ATGAACAATCTTAACCTAAAGATTATTTATAGATTTCTTGGCTTAACTGCAGTATTGAATGGTATTTTTATGTTCATTGCTGTTCCATTTAGCTTGTTTAATGATGAAGAAGCTGTTTGGGGAATTTTAAACGCAGGAATCATTACTATTTTTATTGGACTTCTCCTCTATTTTTTTAACAAACCAACAAATACAAACATTCAGAAAAAAGAAGGATACTTAATTGTAACACTTGGGTGGCTTACACTTTCTTTCACAGGAATGTTACCATATTTACTTTCTGGTTCAATACCGAATTTTACGAATGCTTTTTTTGAAACAATCTCTGGATATTCAACAACTGGATCATCAATTTTAACAGATATTGAAGCCATGCCAAAAGGAATTTTATTTTGGCGTAGCGCAACTCATTGGATAGGTGGTATGGGAATTATTGTATTAACCATTGCTATCTTACCTTTATTGGGTATTGGAGGAATGCAATTATTTATGGCCGAAGCACCTGGTCCCTCAGCAGACAAATTACATCCTAGAATTACAGACACTGCTAAAAGACTATGGTTAATTTATGTGACATTAACGTTTGCAGAATTTTTCTTACTTAAACTTGCTGGTATGACTTGGTTTGATGCTATAAATCATGCAATGGCAACAGTTAGTACCGGTGGATTTTCAACCAAAAACTCAAGTTTAGCATTTTATAACGGACTTCCTTTTGTACAATATATTGTCATCTTTTTTATGCTGGTAGCAGGGACAAACTTTGTACTTACCTACTTTGCTTTAAAAGGAAAAGTAAAAAAGATGATAGAAAGCGAAGAATTTAGATATTACCTATTTGGTATACTTGGTATCAGTGCGATTATTGCTGTAATTATATTCTTTTTTCAAGATCCAAATTTACAATCAACTATTGGGCATCCGATGGTTTTTGGTAAAACAGAAAGCGCCATACGTCATGCATTATTTCAAGTTACATCGATAATAACTACTACTGGTTTTGTAAGTGCTGACTTTACAATGTGGAGTTTCTTTGCAACAGGAATTTTCTTTGCATTGTTTTTTGTTGGAGGATCTGCAGGTTCTACGAGTGGAGGAATTAAAATTGTTCGACATATTGTAATGTTAAAAAACAGTTTTCTAGAGTTTAAAAAAGCATTACATCCCAATGCAATTATACCTGTTAGATATGATACTAAAGCTGTAGGGCAGAATATTGTTTTTAACATATTATCCTTCTTTATTATTTACATGCTCATATTTATAATCTCGTCTGTAATACTAACGTTTTTAGGATTAGACTTTATGTCTGCCTTGGGTGCAGCAGCATCTTCTTTAGGAAATATTGGACCTGCAATTGGCTCGGTAAGTCCTGTAGATAATTTCAATCATTTAACATCTGGAGCAAAATGGTTTTGTTCTTTTTTAATGTTAATTGGTCGTTTAGAATTATTTACCGTTTTAATACTTTTTACACCTTTTTTCTGGAGAAAAAACTAA
- the trkA gene encoding Trk system potassium transporter TrkA, with translation MKIIIAGAGDVGFHLAKLLSYESQDTYIIDFDGEKLNYINNHLDVITKKGDATSIKLLNEIGIDSADLLLAVTDSQNTNFTISVIGKALGAKKTIARIKNQEFLKNDHINFEEYGVDFMISPEELAADEIKMLLNQSSFNDTVAFENGLFNVMGTSLTYKSPLVDLTVKEAKEKFSTVDFITIAIKREGIAQTIIPRGDSVYKVKDQVYFSVPKHSIDKLYPIVGQEHIKIKNVMILGGSSIGTKTTRNLCKENYKVKLIEKNKEKANTLAEELNHALIIQGDGRDIELLEEENIREMDAFIAVTGDSETNIMSCLVAKSKGVKKTVALVENMDYINISQTIGIDTLINKKLIAASNIFKHIRKGEILALANLHNIDAEVFEFEVQPGAKVTEKPIRELRFPREAVFGGIIRDGQAHMSFGDFQIQSGDKAIVFCLPEAISIVEELFN, from the coding sequence ATGAAAATTATAATAGCTGGAGCTGGAGATGTAGGTTTCCACTTAGCTAAACTACTTTCGTACGAGTCCCAAGATACGTACATTATAGATTTTGATGGAGAGAAGCTAAACTACATCAATAATCATTTAGATGTAATTACAAAAAAAGGAGATGCCACTTCAATTAAATTATTGAATGAAATTGGCATAGATTCTGCAGATTTACTATTAGCGGTTACTGATAGTCAAAACACAAATTTTACTATTTCGGTAATTGGTAAAGCACTTGGCGCAAAAAAAACAATTGCACGAATTAAAAATCAAGAATTTTTAAAAAACGATCATATTAATTTTGAAGAATATGGTGTAGATTTTATGATTTCCCCAGAAGAATTAGCTGCTGATGAAATAAAAATGTTACTTAATCAATCTTCATTTAATGATACAGTTGCTTTTGAAAATGGTCTTTTTAATGTGATGGGAACATCACTTACTTACAAATCACCCTTAGTTGATTTAACAGTTAAAGAAGCCAAAGAAAAATTTTCGACGGTAGATTTTATTACCATTGCAATAAAAAGAGAAGGAATTGCTCAAACTATTATTCCACGTGGAGACTCAGTTTATAAAGTAAAAGATCAGGTTTATTTTTCAGTTCCAAAACATAGTATCGATAAATTATACCCAATCGTAGGTCAAGAACACATTAAAATTAAAAATGTAATGATTCTTGGTGGAAGTAGTATCGGTACTAAAACTACAAGAAACCTTTGTAAAGAAAATTACAAAGTAAAATTAATTGAAAAAAATAAAGAAAAAGCAAATACACTTGCAGAAGAACTCAATCATGCATTAATAATACAAGGTGACGGACGTGATATTGAACTTTTAGAAGAAGAGAATATTAGAGAAATGGATGCTTTTATTGCAGTGACTGGAGATTCTGAAACTAATATTATGTCTTGTTTAGTTGCAAAATCTAAAGGTGTAAAAAAGACCGTTGCTTTGGTTGAAAATATGGATTATATCAATATTTCTCAAACTATAGGAATTGACACACTTATCAATAAAAAATTAATTGCTGCAAGTAATATTTTTAAACATATTAGAAAAGGAGAAATTCTTGCATTAGCAAATCTACACAATATTGATGCTGAAGTTTTTGAATTTGAAGTTCAGCCAGGCGCAAAAGTTACCGAAAAACCTATTAGAGAACTTCGTTTTCCTAGAGAAGCTGTTTTTGGAGGAATTATAAGAGATGGACAAGCACATATGTCTTTTGGTGATTTTCAAATACAAAGTGGCGATAAAGCCATTGTTTTTTGCTTACCAGAAGCAATATCAATAGTAGAAGAATTATTTAACTAA
- the radC gene encoding DNA repair protein RadC, which produces MNNISIKSWALDDRPREKLLSKGKINLSDTELIAILIGSGNREESAVDLAKRILQSVNNNLNKLAKLTKNELTTFKGIGEVKAIAIITALELGKRHQFEEVIKLTKINSSNDVFNLMKPLIGDLEHEEFWVLYLNNANKIIEKHQISKGGLTATIVDVRLLYKKGLALAAVGIIICHNHPSGKLKPSNSDIDLTKKIKLAGETLDIKLLDHLIITEKAYFSFADNATL; this is translated from the coding sequence ATGAATAATATCTCGATTAAATCTTGGGCTTTAGATGATAGGCCAAGAGAAAAATTATTATCTAAAGGAAAAATAAATTTATCTGATACTGAGTTAATTGCAATTCTAATTGGCTCTGGAAATAGAGAAGAAAGCGCAGTTGATTTAGCCAAAAGAATTTTACAATCTGTAAATAATAATTTAAATAAACTTGCGAAACTTACTAAAAATGAACTAACAACATTTAAAGGTATTGGAGAGGTAAAGGCAATTGCAATTATAACGGCTTTAGAATTAGGGAAAAGACATCAGTTTGAAGAGGTGATTAAGTTGACTAAAATTAATAGTTCTAATGATGTCTTTAATCTAATGAAACCTTTAATAGGTGATTTAGAACATGAAGAATTTTGGGTTTTATACCTTAATAATGCTAATAAAATTATTGAGAAACATCAGATAAGTAAAGGTGGCTTAACTGCGACTATTGTTGATGTAAGATTGTTATATAAAAAAGGGTTGGCTCTAGCTGCAGTTGGAATTATTATCTGCCATAATCATCCTTCTGGAAAATTGAAACCTAGTAATTCTGATATCGATTTAACAAAGAAAATAAAACTTGCAGGAGAAACCTTAGATATAAAACTATTAGATCATTTAATAATTACCGAAAAAGCGTATTTTAGCTTCGCAGACAATGCTACTTTATAG
- a CDS encoding polysaccharide deacetylase family protein, whose protein sequence is MILIYTHKITPRVRYIFKHIFTRTLLIPVDFTTKVEEFVAHNGPKISYTRVALGNEFFVKSHDLLFEQGVNDIEINILNWDETPCFFSAGAKSTIPFDIFAASFYLISRYEEYLPHVKDMHERFTSEQSIAYKYRFLEKPVIDIWAYKLLAFLKERFPDFEYKKREFKFVSTIDVDNAFAYKHKSIIRTLGGFTKDFFKFNVRNFWDRLLVLLSLKKDPFNTFQKIIDLKNEYDIKTIFFFLIGDYTTFDTNVSASKSKYRLLIKEMVDYARVGLHPSYFTLKDVPLLKKEKERLENITNMPIKRSRQHYLRLSLPETYQNLIDLEITEDYSMGYANHVGFRASTCTPFYFYDLDFEIQTPLKVFPFALMDTTLNDYMKLTPKQSLGKIRDLKNEVKAIDGLFIALFHNESLSNYLRWKGWKRLYESMMKIVTA, encoded by the coding sequence ATGATTTTAATTTATACACACAAAATTACTCCTAGAGTTCGGTATATTTTTAAACATATTTTTACAAGAACTTTATTGATCCCTGTTGATTTTACTACAAAAGTAGAAGAGTTTGTGGCACATAATGGTCCTAAAATTTCCTATACAAGAGTAGCATTGGGGAATGAATTTTTTGTTAAAAGTCACGATTTACTATTTGAACAAGGGGTTAATGATATTGAAATAAATATTCTTAATTGGGATGAAACGCCCTGTTTTTTTTCAGCAGGAGCAAAATCTACCATACCGTTTGATATTTTTGCTGCAAGTTTTTATTTAATTAGCAGGTATGAAGAATACTTACCTCATGTAAAAGATATGCATGAGCGTTTTACTTCGGAACAAAGTATCGCTTATAAATATCGCTTTTTAGAAAAACCCGTCATCGATATTTGGGCATATAAATTGCTAGCTTTTTTAAAAGAAAGGTTTCCTGATTTTGAGTATAAAAAAAGAGAATTTAAATTTGTTTCTACCATTGATGTAGATAATGCTTTTGCTTATAAGCATAAAAGTATTATTAGGACTTTAGGAGGTTTTACTAAAGATTTTTTCAAATTTAATGTTAGAAATTTCTGGGATCGTTTATTAGTGCTTTTAAGTTTGAAAAAAGATCCGTTTAATACGTTTCAAAAAATAATTGATTTAAAAAACGAGTACGATATAAAAACTATATTTTTCTTTTTAATAGGCGATTATACAACTTTTGATACTAATGTTTCGGCATCAAAGTCAAAGTATCGATTGTTGATAAAAGAAATGGTAGATTATGCTAGAGTAGGATTGCATCCTTCTTATTTTACATTAAAAGATGTGCCGCTTTTAAAGAAAGAAAAAGAACGTTTAGAGAATATTACAAATATGCCAATTAAACGTTCTCGACAACATTATTTACGATTAAGCTTGCCAGAAACTTATCAAAATTTAATCGATTTAGAGATTACAGAAGATTATTCTATGGGATATGCAAATCATGTTGGTTTTAGAGCGAGTACGTGTACACCTTTCTATTTTTACGATTTAGATTTTGAAATTCAGACTCCATTAAAGGTCTTCCCATTTGCTTTAATGGATACTACTTTAAATGATTATATGAAGCTAACTCCAAAACAATCTTTAGGGAAAATTAGAGATTTAAAAAATGAAGTAAAAGCTATAGATGGGTTGTTTATTGCCTTATTCCATAATGAAAGTTTAAGTAATTATTTACGTTGGAAAGGATGGAAGCGTTTGTATGAATCTATGATGAAAATTGTTACTGCTTAA